The following coding sequences are from one Eptesicus fuscus isolate TK198812 chromosome 7, DD_ASM_mEF_20220401, whole genome shotgun sequence window:
- the LOC103304726 gene encoding LOW QUALITY PROTEIN: olfactory receptor 6C2-like (The sequence of the model RefSeq protein was modified relative to this genomic sequence to represent the inferred CDS: deleted 1 base in 1 codon): MRNRTTITKFILLGLTEDPQLQVMIFIFLFLTYMLSITGNLTIIILTLMDSHLKTPMYFFLRNFSVLEISFTTVCIPRFLYSISTGDNTITYNACASQIFFIGLFGATEFFLLAAMSYDRYVAICKPLHYMTIMNNRVCTILVLCCWISGLMIISTPLCMGLQLEFCDSNAIDHFGCDASPLFKISCSDTWFIEQMVITCAVLTFIITLMGVILSYIYIIRTILRFPSAQQRKKAFSTCSSHMIVVSITYGSCIFIYIKPSAKEEVDINKGVSVLTTSVAPLLNPFIYTLRNKQVKQAFNDTIKKIAFTLHK, from the exons ATGAGAAATCgcacaacaataacaaaatttatCCTGTTGGGACTTACCGAAGACCCACAGCTGCAAgttatgatttttatcttcttatttCTCACCTACATGCTGAGCATTACTGGAAATCTGACCATTATCATTCTTACACTCATGGATTCTCATCTTAAAACacctatgtatttttttcttcgaAATTTCTCTGTCTTAGAAATCTCATTCACAACGGTCTGTATTCCCAGATTCCTGTATAGCATATCAACTGGGGACAATACTATTACTTATAATGCTTGTGctagtcaaatattttttattggactCTTTGGGGCCACAGAATTTTTTCTCCTGGCAGCCATGTCCTATGaccgctatgtggccatctgTAAACCCCTTCATTACATGACCATCATGAACAACAGAGTCTGTACCATCCTTGTCCTCTGCTGCTGGATCTCTGGGTTAATGATCATCAGCACACCGCTTTGTATGGGCCTCCAACTGGAATTCTGTGACTCCAATGCCATTGATCATTTTGGCTGTGATGCATCTCCCCTTTTTAAGATTTCATGCTCAGATACATGGTTCATAGAACAAATGGTTATAACCTGTGCAGTGTTAACATTCATTATTACACTCATGGGTGTCATTCTTTCATACATCTATATTATCAGGACAATTCTAAGATTCCCTTCTgctcagcaaagaaaaaaagctttctcCACTTGTTCTTCTCACATGATTGTTGTTTCCATCACCTATGGCAGCTGTATTTTTATCTACATCAAGCCTTCAGCCAAAGAAGAGGTGGACATCAACAAAGGAGTATCAGTGCTCACTACATCTGTTGCCCCTTTGTTGAACCCCTTCATTTATACCTTGAGGAACAAGCAAGTGAAACAAGCTTTCAATGACAcgata aaaaaaattgcatttacTTTACACAAATAA